One region of Fragaria vesca subsp. vesca linkage group LG4, FraVesHawaii_1.0, whole genome shotgun sequence genomic DNA includes:
- the LOC101312535 gene encoding cell division cycle protein 48 homolog, with translation MYNQFADQSSMSNKGTKREFSNVQDSEDGEETLVNAMKRIKLSSDNGDSSQEPKIMETKKDVGYEDVGGMRIQMTQIRELVELPLKQPKLFKTIGVKPSKGILLYGPPGSGKTLIARAIASETGALFLCVNGPEIMSKMAGESESNLRKVFEEAEKNAPSIVFIDEIDSIAPKREKTNGEVERRIVSQLLTLMDGMKSKGRVVVIGATNRPNSIDPALRRGGRFDREIDIGVPDEAGRLEVLRIHTKNMKLGEDVELEKIAKETHGYVGADLAALCTEAALQCIRENMDEIDWEDQETLDAEMLGSMKVGNEHFRIALRASSPSALRETAVEVPNMTWDAIGGLENVKRELQETVQYPVEHPEKFEIYGMSPSKGVLFYGPPGCGKTLLAKAVANECQANFISIKGELLTSGFGESEANVKEIFDKARGSAPCVLFFDELDSIATQRSSNAVGGGGAADRVLNQLLTEMDGLSAKKTVFVIAATNRPDIIDPALLRPGRLDQLIYIPLPDEESRYEIFKACLRKSPVSEDVNIRALAKGTRGFSGADITEICQRACKYAIRENIENDIKREMGRSKSCEYMQEDEMAEIRAAHFVESMKYARRSVSDSDIRKYKAYAQTLQQSRGFGIDQFNFTGRGSRAAV, from the coding sequence ATGTACAACCAATTCGCCGATCAATCCTCCATGTCCAACAAGGGCACAAAGAGAGAGTTCAGCAATGTCCAGGACTCCGAAGATGGCGAGGAAACCTTGGTCAATGCAATGAAAAGAATCAAGCTCTCATCAGATAATGGGGACTCATCTCAAGAACCAAAGATCATGGAGACGAAGAAGGATGTTGGGTACGAAGACGTAGGTGGTATGAGGATACAGATGACTCAGATTCGTGAGTTAGTGGAGCTTCCATTGAAGCAGCCTAAGTTGTTTAAAACCATTGGAGTGAAGCCTTCAAAGGGCATTCTTCTCTATGGTCCTCCCGGCTCGGGCAAGACTCTCATTGCCCGAGCCATTGCGAGCGAGACGGGGGCTTTGTTTTTGTGCGTCAATGGGCCGGAGATCATGTCGAAAATGGCTGGGGAGAGTGAGAGTAATCTAAGGAAGGTTTTCGAGGAGGCGGAGAAGAATGCACCATCCATTGTGTTTATAGATGAGATTGACTCGATTGCTCCTAAGAGAGAGAAGACTAATGGGGAAGTTGAGAGGAGGATTGTGTCACAACTCTTGACACTCATGGATGGAATGAAGTCGAAAGGAAGGGTGGTTGTTATTGGGGCAACTAATCGGCCTAATAGTATTGACCCGGCTCTTAGGCGAGGTGGAAGATTTGATAGGGAGATAGATATTGGTGTTCCGGATGAAGCCGGGCGGCTTGAGGTGCTTCGAATCCATACCAAGAACATGAAGCTTGGGGAGGATGTGGAGTTGGAGAAGATAGCTAAGGAGACACATGGGTATGTTGGTGCAGATTTAGCTGCATTGTGCACTGAGGCTGCGCTTCAATGCATTAGAGAGAATATGGATGAAATTGACTGGGAAGATCAGGAGACATTAGATGCTGAGATGCTTGGCTCAATGAAAGTTGGAAATGAGCACTTTCGGATTGCCTTGCGAGCAAGCAGCCCGTCTGCTCTTCGCGAAACAGCTGTTGAAGTGCCGAATATGACTTGGGATGCTATCGGGGGTCTCGAGAATGTGAAGAGGGAGCTTCAGGAGACTGTTCAGTATCCTGTAGAGCATCCGGAGAAGTTTGAGATATATGGGATGTCACCCTCAAAGGGGGTTCTTTTCTATGGCCCTCCTGGATGTGGGAAGACTCTTTTGGCCAAGGCTGTTGCTAATGAGTGTCAGGCAAACTTTATTAGTATCAAGGGGGAATTGCTTACAAGTGGGTTTGGAGAGAGTGAGGCGAATGTGAAGGAAATCTTCGACAAGGCTAGAGGGTCTGCTCCCTGTGTCCTCTTCTTTGATGAACTAGATTCCATTGCTACTCAGAGAAGTAGTAATGCTGTAGGTGGTGGTGGTGCTGCTGATAGGGTTTTAAACCAACTGCTAACAGAAATGGATGGATTGTCTGCCAAGAAAACTGTCTTTGTTATTGCAGCCACCAACAGACCTGACATTATAGACCCTGCACTTCTCCGTCCAGGACGTCTAGATCAATTGATTTACATCCCTCTCCCTGATGAGGAATCCCGCTATGAAATATTCAAGGCCTGCTTGAGGAAGTCTCCAGTTTCCGAAGATGTGAACATCAGAGCTCTTGCAAAGGGGACTCGAGGATTTAGTGGTGCTGATATCACAGAAATATGCCAGCGTGCCTGCAAATATGCCATCAGAGAGAACATTGAGAATGATATCAAAAGGGAGATGGGCAGAAGTAAGAGTTGTGAATATATGCAGGAGGATGAAATGGCAGAGATCAGGGCAGCTCACTTCGTAGAGTCGATGAAGTATGCTCGTCGAAGTGTTAGTGATTCCGACATCCGAAAATATAAAGCATATGCACAGACATTGCAGCAGTCTCGAGGGTTTGGAATAGACCAGTTTAATTTTACAGGAAGGGGTTCCCGTGCTGCTGTCTGA
- the LOC101302447 gene encoding sucrose nonfermenting 4-like protein-like, with protein sequence MFATNMDAARDIGGAQSTVLIPMRFVWPYGGRSVFLSGSFARRWSELVPMTPVEGCPTVFQAIYSVTPGIHQYKFFVDGEWRHDEHQPYANGEYGLVNTMVLATDPNFFQPNVPPETSPGSHMEEDTEAFKRLVQITDGTSDVVPRMSEADVQGSHHRISVFLSTHTTYELLPESGKVVALDVDLPVKQAFHILHEQGIPMAPLWDFCKGQFVGVLSASDFILILRELGNHGSNLTEEELETHTIAAWKEGKAYLNGQIDGHGRALPRRLVHAGPYDNLKDLALKFLQNEVATIPIIHSSSEDGSFPQLLHLASLSGILKCICRYFRHCSSSLPILQAPICALPVGTWVPEIGESNRRPLAMLRPSASLSAALNLLVQAQVSSIPVVDDNDSLLDIYCRSDITALAKDRAYAHINLNEMTIQQALQLGQDSYSPFEQRSQRCQMCLRSDSLHKVMERLANPGVRRLVIVEAGSKRVEGIVSLSDVFKFLLG encoded by the exons ATGTTTGCTACCAACATGGATGCGGCACGAGATATAGGTGGAGCTCAGAGCACAGTGTTGATCCCAATGCGGTTTGTGTGGCCTTATGGTGGCAGAAGTGTGTTTCTCAGTGGTTCATTTGCTCG CAGGTGGTCCGAGCTTGTTCCTATGACGCCGGTTGAGGGCTGCCCGACTGTGTTTCAGGCCATTTATAGCGTCACGCCTGGTATTCACCAG TACAAATTCTTTGTTGATGGGGAATGGCGACACGATGAGCACCAACCCTACGCAAATGGTGAATACGGGTTAGTGAACACCATGGTCTTGGCTACAGACCCTAATTTCTTTCAACCAAATGTACCTCCAGAGACGAGTCCTGGATCTCACATGGAAGAGGACACTGAGGCCTTTAAGCGTTTG GTCCAGATTACAGATGGTACATCAGATGTTGTACCAAGGATGTCAGAGGCTGATGTGCAGGGCTCGCATCATCGGATTTCTGTCTTCTTGTCCACTCACACCACTTACGAACTACTTCCGGAGTCGGGCAAG GTTGTTGCCTTGGACGTTGATTTACCTGTGAAGCAAGCATTTCACATATTGCATGAGCAG GGGATCCCTATGGCGCCACTTTGGGACTTCTGCAAGGGACAATTTGTTGGAGTTCTTAGTGCGTCGGATTTTATATTAATATTGAGAGAG CTTGGGAATCATGGGTCTAATCTGACTGAGGAAGAGCTTGAAACACATACTATAGCTGCTTGGAAAGAAGGAAAAGCATATCTGAATGGACAAATTGATGGTCATGGAAGAGCATTGCCACGACGTCTCGTCCAT GCCGGGCCATATGATAATTTAAAAGATCTTGCTTTGAAATTTTTACAAAATGAGGTGGCTACGATTCCGATCATCCATTCATCTTCGGAGGATGGTTCATTTCCACAGCTATTACACCTTGCTTCACTGTCTGGTATTTTAAAAT GTATTTGCAGATATTTTAGGCATTGTTCTAGCTCGTTGCCCATTCTCCAAGCACCAATATGTGCACTTCCTGTGGGTACTTGGGTTCCAGAAATCGGAGAGTCAAATCGTCGGCCATTAGCAATGTTGAGGCCAAGTGCGTCACTTAGTGCAGCTTTAAACTTGTTAGTTCAAG CTCAAGTAAGTTCAATACCTGTGGTGGATGATAATGACTCTTTGCTGGATATATATTGTCGGAG TGACATTACAGCTCTAGCTAAAGATAGAGCATACGCACATATTAATCTCAATGAAATGACCATTCAGCAG GCGTTGCAGTTGGGACAAGACTCGTACTCTCCTTTTGAGCAGAGAAGTCAGAGATGTCAGATGTGTTTACGCTCTGATTCACTTCATAAAGTGATGGAGAGATTAGCCAATCCAG GTGTCAGGCGACTTGTCATTGTTGAAGCTGGCAGTAAGCGAGTTGAAGGGATTGTTTCTCTAAGTGACGTTTTCAAGTTCTTGCTTGGATAG